The following coding sequences lie in one Anguilla rostrata isolate EN2019 chromosome 8, ASM1855537v3, whole genome shotgun sequence genomic window:
- the LOC135261564 gene encoding voltage-dependent calcium channel gamma-4 subunit-like translates to MVWCEKGIQVLLTTVGAFAAFGLMTVAIGTDYWLYARAFICNSTANSSQDDPHNKDRKDPGALTHSGLWRICCLEGLKRGVCSQINHFPEDADYDHDGAEYLLRVVRASSIFPILSAILLLLGGVCVAASRFYKSKRNIILGAGILFVAAGLSNIIGVIVYISAALSDISPKKDEDKKWHYSYGWSFYFGGLSFILAEMVGVLAVNIYIEKNKELRCRSRTDLFKSTTNAVLRLPSYRFRQRSRSSSRSTDPSRSRDASPVGGGKAFGLTPSALLSQGTVGQISVSTLPNPHAHSHSALGGDISMYTLSRDPKLAGLGTLGGPPMYGTVDRATLYQLHNCFPKEGGGGGGVILSGTLPSLSKSNNPSSAQNSSNSNAPLNTSSSAPSSQPPPLSSSTMERDRGMGTLDRLGKGDRESSNSNTLNRKTTPV, encoded by the exons ATGGTGTGGTGTGAGAAGGGGATCCAGGTCCTCCTCACCACCGTGGGGGCGTTCGCTGCGTTCGGGCTGATGACGGTGGCCATCGGCACGGACTACTGGCTGTACGCCCGAGCCTTCATCTGCAACAGCACTGCCAACTCCTCCCAGGACGACCCGCACAACAAAGACCGCAAGGACCCCGGCGCCCTCACCCACTCCGGCCTCTGGAGGATCTGCTGCCTGGAAG GGCTGAAAAGAGGAGTGTGCTCACAGATCAATCATTTCCCTGAAGATGCTGACTACGACCACGATGGAGCGGAGTACCTTTTAc GCGTGGTGAGGGCTTCCAGCATATTCCCCATCCTCAGCGCcatcctcctcctgctgggcgGGGTCTGCGTTGCGGCCAGCCGCTTCTACAAGAGCAAGAGGAACATCATCCTGGGAGCGGGCATTCTTTTCGTGGCTGCGG GCCTCAGCAACATCATCGGGGTGATCGTGTACATCTCCGCGGCGCTGAGCGACATCTCCCCGAAGAAGGACGAGGACAAGAAGTGGCACTACTCCTACGGCTGGTCCTTCTACTTCGGCGGGCTGTCCTTCATCCTGGCGGAGATGGTGGGCGTGCTGGCCGTCAACATCTACATCGAGAAGAACAAGGAGCTGCGCTGCCGCTCGCGCACCGACCTCTTCAAGAGCACCACCAACGCCGTGCTGCGGCTGCCCAGCTACCGCTTCCGCCAGCGCTCGCGCTCCAGCTCCCGCTCCACCGACCCCTCCCGCTCCCGGGACGCCTCCCCCGTGGGCGGCGGCAAGGCCTTCGGCCTCAccccctccgccctcctctCCCAGGGCACCGTCGGACAAATCTCCGTCTCCACCCTGCCCAACCCCCACGCCCACTCCCACTCCGCCCTGGGGGGCGACATCTCCATGTACACCCTCTCGCGGGATCCCAAACTGGCGGGGCTGGGGACCCTCGGGGGCCCGCCCATGTACGGGACAGTGGACAGAGCCACCTTGTACCAGCTGCATAATTGTTTCCCCAAGgagggcggcggcggtgggggcGTGATCCTCAGCGGcaccctcccctctctatcCAAGTCCAACAACCCCTCGTCCGCCCAGAATTCCTCCAACAGCAACGCCCCCCTGAATACCTCGTCCTCCGCCCCGTCCTcccagcccccgcccctctcctcgTCCAcaatggagagagacaggggcatGGGCACCCTGGATAGGCTAGGGAAGGGGGATAGGGAGAGCTCCAATTCCAATACCCTCAATAGGAAGACGACGCCCGTGTAG
- the LOC135261566 gene encoding voltage-dependent calcium channel gamma-7 subunit-like: MSSCSSRALTLLSSVFGACGLLLVGVAVSTDYWLLMEEGIVLQQNQTTEVKMALHSGLWRVCFVAGAEKGRCVASEYFTEPEIEITTENTANILKMVRTATPFPMVSLLFVFTAFVISNIGHIRPQRTILAFVSGIFFILSGLSLVVGLVLYISSINDEVMNRPREPELFFHYHYGWSFAFAASSFLLKEGAGVMSVYLFMKRYAEEEMYRPHPALYRPRLSECSDYSGQFLHPDSWPPPQRGRSASEVSSDISIQLNQTPPQPSKNNPQQNPPAGVMAASSGSSSGASYKLPPPSSYPHSHTLHSTHTLSHIPPSHSSNPPQSLPLAMPPSAVPPPHYHTHLRMSASPC; this comes from the exons ATGAGCTCGTGCAGCAGCCGGGCCCTCACACTCCTGTCCTCGGTGTTTGGGGCCTGCGGCCTGCTGCTGGTGGGGGTGGCCGTCTCCACCGACTACTGGCTGCTGATGGAGGAGGGCATCGTGCTGCAGCAGAACCAGACCACCGAGGTGAAGATGGCCCTCCACTCCGGCCTCTGGAGGGTCTGCTTCGTGGCCG GGGCGGAGAAAGGGAGGTGTGTGGCCTCGGAATATTTCACCGAGCCAGAAATAGAGATCACGACTGAGAACACCGCAAACATACTGA AAATGGTTCGGACGGCCACGCCCTTCCCCATGGTGTCCCTGCTCTTCGTCTTCACCGCCTTCGTCATCAGCAACATCGGACACATCCGCCCGCAGCGCACCATCCTGGCCTTCGTCTCCGGAATCTTCTTCATCCTGTCAG GCCTGAGCTTGGTGGTGGGGCTGGTGCTCTACATCTCCAGCATCAATGACGAGGTGATGAACAGGCCGCGTGAGCCCGAGCTCTTCTTCCACTACCACTACGGCTGGTCCTTCGCCTTTGCCGCCAGCTCCTTCCTGCTCAAAGAG gggGCAGGGGTTATGTCAGTGTACCTTTTCATGAAGCGCTACGCCGAGGAGGAGATGTACCGGCCCCACCCGGCCCTCTACCGCCCCCGCCTGTCCGAGTGCAGCGACTACAGCGGGCAGTTCCTGCACCCCGATTCCTGGCCCCCACCGCAGAGGGGCCGCAGCGCCTCGGAGGTCTCCAGCGACATCTCCATCCAGCTGAACCAGACACCCCCGCAGCCGTCCAAAAACAACCCCCAACAGAACCCTCCTGCCGGGGTGATGGCGGCCTCCTCGGGCTCCTCGTCCGGGGCCAGCTACaaactgccccctccctcctcctacccccactcccacaccctCCACTCCACCCACACCCTGTCCCACATCCCGCCCTCCCACTCGAGCAACCCGCCCCAGTCCCTGCCCTTGGCCATGCCCCCCTCGGCCGTGCCCCCGCCCCACTACCACACGCACCTCCGCATGAGTGCCTCCCCCTGTTAG